In Dryobates pubescens isolate bDryPub1 chromosome 26, bDryPub1.pri, whole genome shotgun sequence, a single window of DNA contains:
- the SNTA1 gene encoding alpha-1-syntrophin, with amino-acid sequence MAAGRRAPRSGLLELRGPGGQWLRVLLTLAEDVLGVSPADSPGPGEAPAAQLNGGEPGSAVPEALANIRRTVRVVKQDVGGLGISIKGGRENKMPILISKIFKGLAADQTEALYVGDAILAVNGTDLSEATHDEAVQALKKTGKEVVLEVKYMKEISPYFKNSSTGATVSWDPSPTALQKRSSPLLPPRELREGRTLPLKMCYVSRKCLPADPEHRYLEVCSADGRVALFLRAKDEATAQSWLGAIQANAGALLPRVKEELRAQLPGASGVAGRDIKHVGWLTEQVLHVPPAPRAAVLAGGPDPVPLQLPNAGTRNLLAVLTEKELLLYSSLPQTRDALGKPTHNYPLIATRLVHSGPAKGSALYEAELSFALRSGSRLGVQSHLFSLESPRDLALWTRLLVDGTHGAAELVQEVSTACTWKGQDCTLSIHIDKGFTISTTEPGLSKTILLQQPFEKLQMSSDDGTKMLYLDFGGPEGEIQLDLHSCPKTIVFIIHSFLSAKVTRLGLLA; translated from the exons ATGGCGGCGGGCAGGCGCGCCCCGCGCAgcgggctgctggagctgcgcGGCCCCGGCGGGCAATGGCTCCGCGTCCTGCTCACCCTGGCCGAAGACGTGCTGGGGGTGAGCCCTGCTGATAGCCCCGGTCCCGGGGAGGCCCCGGCGGCGCAGCTGAACGGCGGCGAACCGGGCTCCGCCGTGCCCGAGGCGCTCGCCAACATCAGGCGCACCGTGCGGGTGGTGAAGCAGGACGTTGGGGGGCTCGGCATCAGCATCAAAG GTGGCAGGGAGAACAAAATGCCCATCTTGATCTCCAAGATATTCAAGGGGCTGGCAGCGGATCAGACCGAGGCGCTCTACGTGGGGGACGCCATCCTCGCCGTCAACGGCACCGACCTCTCCGAGGCGACGCACGATGAGGCCGTGCAGGCCTTGAAGAAGACAGGCAAGGAGGTGGTCTTGGAAG TGAAGTACATGAAGGAGATCTCTCCCTACTTCAAGAACTCCTCCACGGGGGCGACGGTCAGCTGGGACCCCTCGCCCACGGCCCTGCAGAAGCGGTCTTCTCCCTTGCTGCCCCCTCGGGAGCTGCGGgagggcaggaccctgcccctCAAGATGTGCTACGTGTCCCGCAAGTGCCTCCCCGCCGACCCGGAGCACAG GTACCTGGAGGTGTGCTCGGCGGACGGGCGCGTCGCCCTCTTCCTGCGGGCGAAGGACGAGGCGACGGCGCAGTCGTGGCTCGGCGCCATCCAGGCCAACGCGGGCGCGCTGCTGCCTCGGGTGAAGGAGGAGCTGCGAGCCCAGCTGCCAGGTGCCAGCggggtggctggaagggacatcaagcaTGTGGGCTGGCTGACCGAGCAGGTACTCCACGTCCCCCCAGCACCCCGTGCCGCCGTGCTCGCTGGTGGTCCTGACCCCGTCCCCTTGCAGCTCCCTAATGCTGGCACCAGGAACCTCTTGGCTGTCCTGACcgagaaggagctgctgctgtacagCAGCTTGCCGCAGACCCGCGACGCCCTGGGCAAGCCCACGCACAACTACCCCCTCATTGCCACCAG GCTGGTGCACTCGGGGCCGGCCAAGGGCTCCGCGCTGTACGAGGCGGAGCTGTCGTTCGCGCTGCGCAGCGGCAGCCGGCTGGGCGTGCAGAGCcacctgttcagcctggagagcccCCGCGACCTGGCGCTGTGGACGCGGCTGCTGGTGGACGGAACCCacggagctgctgagctggtcCAGGAGGTCTCGACAG CTTGCACGTGGAAGGGGCAGGACTGCACTCTGTCCATCCACATCGACAAGGGCTTCACCATCTCCACCACGGAGCCTGGGCTCAGCAAGACCATCCTGCTCCAACAGCCTTTCGAGAAGCTCCAGATGTCCTCTGATGATGGCACCAAGATGCTCTACCTGGACTTTGGTGGCCCAGAGGGAGAGATT CAATTGGACCTTCACTCTTGCCCCAAAACCATCGTCTTCATCATCCACTCCTTCCTCTCAGCCAAGGTGACccggctggggctgctggcatgA